From a region of the Kwoniella mangroviensis CBS 8507 chromosome 1 map unlocalized Ctg01, whole genome shotgun sequence genome:
- a CDS encoding mitochondrial 37S ribosomal protein uS14m, with product MGAKAQILRDIRKRLSAEQMEVQRRAYLFVARNTTLPATVRHKAQLGLNTLNGGEGRLGAVKSRCWETGRGRGVISKFGLARFQFRLKALNGELPGVHKSSW from the exons ATGGGAGCCAAAGCCCAGATTCTCCGAGATATCCGCAAAAGACTATCCGCCGAACAGATGGAAGTTCAAAGACGAGCTTACCTCTTCGTAGCTCGTAATACCACATTACCAGCCACGGTCCGACACAAGGCTCAATTGGGATTGAACACACTgaatggtggtgaagggagGTTGGGTGCAGTTAAAAGTAGATGTTGGGAGACGgggaggggaagaggtgtTATAAGTAAATTTGGATTGGCAAGG TTCCAATTCCGTCtgaaagctttgaatggCGAATTACCAGGAGTACATAAATCAAGTTGGTAG